The genomic stretch CGTCACCCTCGAGAGCCACACGGCGTATGGGCGGAAGTACTCCATCCGCGCTACCCTTGGTTGGGCCTGCCGGAAGCTCGGCGGACGTCGTGAGCGTCTGGGTCGTTCGGACGGGTGAAGAGGTCCCGAGATTCGTGACAGCTTACCCGGAGGTTGGCGGATGACATATCACATCCTCGACACGGTGGTCCTCACCCGCGACCTCGACATCGAAGGGTTGCGCAAGGGCGATCTCGGCGCCGTAGTGGAGATGTATGCGCCAGACGGGCTGGAGGTCGAGTTCGTGACGGCGTCCGGCAAGACTGCAGCCCTGCTCACGCTAAATGCCCACCACGTCCGGCCGGTGGCCGACGACGATCTGATCTCCGTCAGAACGTGCCGTCGCTCTGCTT from Candidatus Methylomirabilota bacterium encodes the following:
- a CDS encoding DUF4926 domain-containing protein, with the protein product MTYHILDTVVLTRDLDIEGLRKGDLGAVVEMYAPDGLEVEFVTASGKTAALLTLNAHHVRPVADDDLISVRTCRRSA